A window of Streptomyces puniciscabiei contains these coding sequences:
- a CDS encoding SRPBCC family protein, translating to MSEYEWSRTMPAQPEQVFDQAANLGQLDAWLPNALHVEAEEPPAVTVHEDRSGQDMAALLRAQPEQMRLEWGTREQGSYTGWLQVSGIGTGASEVTVHLSFFDPDHDPGQEAVFDALDHSLRRLEEQVRMRVDNGAG from the coding sequence ATGAGCGAGTACGAATGGTCCCGCACGATGCCCGCACAGCCCGAGCAGGTCTTCGACCAGGCGGCCAACCTCGGCCAGCTCGACGCATGGCTCCCGAACGCCCTGCACGTGGAGGCCGAGGAACCGCCCGCCGTCACGGTGCACGAGGACCGCTCCGGCCAGGACATGGCCGCCCTGCTGCGGGCCCAGCCCGAGCAGATGCGCCTGGAGTGGGGCACCCGGGAACAGGGCAGCTACACCGGCTGGCTCCAGGTGTCCGGCATCGGCACCGGGGCCAGCGAGGTGACCGTGCACCTGTCGTTCTTCGACCCCGATCACGACCCCGGTCAGGAGGCGGTGTTCGACGCGCTGGACCACAGTCTGCGGCGCCTGGAGGAGCAGGTGCGCATGCGCGTCGACAACGGGGCCGGCTGA
- a CDS encoding sensor histidine kinase — MSAQVIALPRAAHRWLADRPRLTDAVWVGVLTLLDMATVRARTPEPPVWGVALWGAQTVPLLWRRAAPRAVLVAMTALYVLFQTLGPIPSKVPGPFLLMLGVYAVARYTPAPTSVPLTLLALASAAVTDALSGHWEPPRLGSLEPISLTTFAFFFALAWLLGHGRRRIDADAARLRELNRRLAAERELNARQAVLTERARIARDLHDVVAHHVSAIALQARAAEDVLTSGPLQPEEAAHGVGVIARTADTALAEMRRLLGLLSFGERDLAPEPSLARLDRLMGVATSAGCRVSCAVEVAGRAAPPAGMQVSAYRIVQEALTNVVKHAGPVAVRIAVRGDDARLTVEVENDPPAPGHRPVPGTGRGLVGVRERVAAFDGGLDAGPRPDGGWRLRAVLSARAAGTARPPAARGDR, encoded by the coding sequence ATGAGCGCCCAGGTGATCGCCCTGCCCCGAGCCGCACACCGCTGGCTCGCCGACCGACCGCGGCTGACCGACGCCGTGTGGGTCGGCGTCCTCACGCTGCTCGACATGGCCACGGTGCGAGCCCGCACACCCGAGCCGCCCGTCTGGGGCGTGGCGCTGTGGGGGGCGCAGACCGTGCCGCTGCTGTGGCGGCGGGCGGCGCCGCGTGCCGTGCTCGTCGCGATGACCGCCCTGTACGTCCTGTTCCAGACGCTCGGCCCGATCCCGTCGAAGGTGCCCGGACCGTTCCTGCTGATGCTCGGTGTCTACGCCGTGGCCCGGTACACGCCGGCCCCGACGAGTGTGCCGCTGACCCTGCTCGCCCTCGCCTCGGCAGCCGTCACGGACGCGCTGAGCGGGCACTGGGAGCCGCCGCGGCTCGGTTCGCTGGAGCCCATCAGCCTCACGACGTTCGCCTTCTTCTTCGCCCTGGCCTGGCTGCTGGGCCACGGGCGGCGCCGGATCGACGCGGACGCAGCCCGGCTGCGCGAGCTCAACCGGCGGCTCGCGGCGGAGCGGGAACTCAACGCGCGCCAGGCCGTGCTCACCGAGCGCGCCCGTATCGCCCGCGATCTGCACGACGTCGTCGCCCATCACGTCAGCGCCATCGCCCTGCAGGCACGGGCCGCCGAGGACGTGCTCACCTCCGGTCCGCTGCAGCCGGAAGAGGCCGCGCACGGGGTCGGGGTGATCGCGCGGACCGCCGACACGGCGCTCGCCGAGATGCGGCGGCTGCTCGGGCTGCTGTCCTTCGGCGAACGGGATCTCGCCCCCGAGCCGTCCCTCGCCCGTCTCGACCGGCTCATGGGGGTCGCGACCTCCGCGGGCTGCCGGGTCTCCTGTGCCGTCGAGGTGGCCGGGCGGGCGGCGCCGCCCGCCGGGATGCAGGTCTCGGCCTACCGGATCGTGCAGGAGGCGCTGACGAATGTGGTCAAGCACGCCGGTCCGGTCGCCGTACGGATCGCCGTGCGCGGTGACGACGCGCGGCTCACGGTCGAGGTCGAGAACGACCCGCCGGCCCCGGGCCACCGGCCGGTGCCCGGCACCGGGCGGGGGCTGGTCGGGGTGCGGGAGCGGGTGGCGGCCTTCGACGGCGGGCTGGACGCGGGTCCGCGCCCGGACGGCGGCTGGCGACTGCGCGCGGTGCTGTCCGCGCGGGCGGCCGGCACGGCACGGCCTCCTGCGGCGCGGGGGGACCGATGA
- a CDS encoding HEAT repeat domain-containing protein, producing MVAHRDAPDPAHRRLLLDYLGTRALLRTDPGPYEKRECEFLASWAAEEQDGATLAKLLDAFMYYDDPAVVSLALRHIAHPDARVRRAVAYALPSGGPPSPEVAAARLALLRDPDTEVRTSACAGLRHAAVLTRECVRELILRTGDPDPGVREEAAAALAQSADRSPDVAAALRVQSGGDDLRRRRRRQQATG from the coding sequence GTGGTCGCCCACCGCGACGCCCCCGACCCGGCGCACCGCCGGCTCCTGCTGGACTACCTGGGAACGCGGGCGCTGCTGCGCACGGACCCGGGCCCCTACGAGAAGCGGGAGTGCGAGTTCCTCGCCTCCTGGGCGGCCGAGGAACAGGACGGCGCGACCCTGGCGAAGCTGCTCGACGCCTTCATGTACTACGACGATCCCGCCGTCGTGTCCCTGGCGCTGCGCCACATCGCCCATCCCGACGCCCGGGTCCGCCGCGCGGTGGCGTACGCGCTGCCGTCCGGCGGACCGCCCTCGCCCGAGGTCGCCGCCGCCCGGCTCGCCCTCCTGCGCGATCCCGACACCGAGGTGCGCACCAGCGCCTGCGCCGGCCTGCGGCACGCAGCGGTACTGACCCGGGAATGCGTCCGGGAACTGATCCTGCGCACCGGAGACCCCGATCCCGGGGTTCGGGAGGAGGCTGCGGCCGCGTTGGCACAGTCCGCGGACCGCAGCCCCGACGTCGCCGCCGCCCTGCGAGTCCAGAGCGGCGGCGACGACCTGCGGAGAAGGCGGCGGAGACAGCAGGCCACGGGCTGA
- a CDS encoding nitrilase-related carbon-nitrogen hydrolase: protein MSNTAVQPPPRPTTDQPRRRTPSRKHTWPLLLLGTTAMLFAVGGRWDIAAAAWIFPVLLLRFTRLSRAWPGAVWTWAAHLAAAVFWVQESAIGFNPAVLAGAVALAALQTLPFVADRLMAARLHPTAASLVLPAAVAAVEFLITQVSPFGTAYGSLAVTQHGDLPLLQVVSVTGPWGVGFLIAYVASTVNRLWQRATWRSGLGCTAVLLGVLLAGGARLAFFPPQGTTVRIAGVSPARAATDTLKATLARYANGPGGVAAAPAAAVRPAMTAVEDDLLAATRREAAAGAKIVIWPENAVRTREQDEAAAIAAAQREARHSGVYLEIGVRVHSTTPPAYGRDEALLIDPRGTVLRTYQKAHPIPGSERFTPGDGHVPVVRTPYGRLANVICYDADFPALMRTRADIMLVPSHDWKEYGATHTDKARLRAIENGYALIRQDAEGVSAAYDAEGHVLAGSDYFATGRQTMVAYVPVHGVTTVYDRIGDTFAWLCVALLGSLAVTAVVRPCRPGER from the coding sequence ATGTCGAACACAGCCGTACAGCCCCCGCCCCGGCCGACGACCGACCAGCCCCGGCGGCGGACGCCTTCCCGCAAACACACCTGGCCGCTGCTCCTGCTCGGCACCACCGCGATGCTCTTCGCGGTCGGCGGCCGGTGGGACATCGCGGCCGCCGCCTGGATCTTCCCCGTGCTGCTGCTGCGCTTCACCCGCCTGAGCCGTGCCTGGCCGGGAGCAGTGTGGACCTGGGCGGCGCACCTCGCGGCAGCCGTCTTCTGGGTCCAGGAGTCGGCGATCGGCTTCAACCCGGCGGTGCTGGCGGGGGCCGTCGCCCTGGCGGCCCTGCAGACGCTGCCCTTCGTCGCCGACCGGCTGATGGCGGCCCGCCTGCACCCCACGGCCGCGTCCCTGGTCCTCCCCGCCGCTGTCGCCGCCGTGGAGTTCCTGATCACCCAGGTGTCCCCGTTCGGCACGGCGTACGGCTCCCTCGCCGTCACCCAGCACGGAGACCTCCCGCTCCTCCAGGTCGTCTCGGTGACGGGGCCGTGGGGCGTCGGCTTCCTGATCGCCTACGTCGCGAGCACCGTCAACCGCCTCTGGCAGCGAGCCACTTGGCGCAGCGGCCTCGGCTGCACGGCCGTCCTGCTCGGCGTGCTGCTCGCGGGCGGCGCCCGGCTGGCCTTCTTTCCGCCGCAGGGCACGACCGTACGGATCGCCGGCGTCAGCCCCGCTCGCGCCGCGACCGACACGCTCAAGGCCACGCTCGCCCGGTACGCCAACGGGCCGGGGGGCGTCGCCGCCGCCCCCGCCGCCGCGGTGCGGCCCGCGATGACCGCGGTCGAGGACGACCTGCTCGCGGCCACCCGCCGCGAGGCCGCCGCCGGCGCGAAGATAGTGATCTGGCCCGAGAACGCCGTCCGGACCCGGGAGCAGGACGAGGCCGCCGCCATCGCCGCCGCACAGCGCGAGGCCCGCCACTCGGGCGTCTACCTGGAGATCGGAGTCCGCGTCCACAGCACCACCCCGCCCGCCTACGGGCGGGACGAGGCACTTCTCATCGACCCCCGCGGCACGGTGCTCCGGACCTACCAGAAGGCCCATCCCATTCCCGGCTCCGAGCGCTTCACGCCCGGCGACGGCCATGTCCCCGTCGTACGCACCCCGTACGGCCGCCTCGCGAACGTCATCTGCTACGACGCCGACTTCCCGGCCCTGATGCGCACTCGGGCCGACATCATGCTCGTCCCCTCGCACGACTGGAAGGAGTACGGCGCCACGCACACCGACAAGGCGCGCCTGCGCGCGATCGAGAACGGCTACGCCCTGATCCGCCAGGACGCGGAAGGGGTCTCGGCCGCCTACGACGCCGAGGGGCACGTCCTCGCCGGCTCGGACTACTTCGCGACCGGCCGGCAGACCATGGTGGCCTACGTCCCCGTGCACGGCGTCACGACGGTCTACGACCGCATCGGGGACACCTTCGCCTGGCTCTGCGTGGCCCTGCTCGGCTCGCTCGCGGTCACCGCCGTCGTCCGGCCCTGCCGACCGGGGGAGCGCTGA
- a CDS encoding alkaline phosphatase family protein, giving the protein MRLRWRSLGGLLALLGALIVAAPTGARAAGSSGNLIVNGDAESGGYCTGDWSAATTVPGWTTEAGGLNVMCHSVASFGLPSDGNTPGKAFFGPGNFGDGAMTQTVDVSSAASAIDGGGVHYNLSGWLGGWTTYSGYVAVSLHFHDANGGPVGAAAKLPTVSASDRGLATKFLSRSTTGAVPAGTRSIQVEVQFLSTSSETGYLDNLSLTLDTPVTAPAPLSPPVSKVPGYDHVFMVMMENTDYSEVMNDPADTPYMHSLMTQGATLTDFHGVYHPSDENYLAIAGGDTYAKGATYFPNINSPERNLGDTLEAAGKTWKAYEQGMGTPCNTKNNNDSYYEPDDAPFINYTDISGDATRCAAHLFDTTQLTTDLKSAASTPNFSWIAADDYYDGEASGNGNTTSLKTQDGWLKQTLAPVLASPAWTQDRSLLILTWDESANEAYNHVVTTVVGSQGTVPAGTSSPLHYDHYGIGRTVEAALGLPGLTANDTYATPLNAAFAPATATIPTLTGDLNAVSGGGNVTFRYSVPSATQVNAKNWIGVYPAGVTPGKQSSPAWSYAPNASGAVTFSTGKLSGAGRYDVYYLANDGYSVLAGPFSLTVG; this is encoded by the coding sequence ATGCGACTGCGCTGGAGATCCCTCGGCGGGCTGCTCGCCCTCCTCGGCGCACTGATCGTCGCCGCTCCCACCGGCGCCCGGGCGGCCGGGAGCAGCGGCAACCTGATCGTCAACGGCGACGCGGAGAGCGGCGGCTACTGCACCGGCGACTGGTCGGCCGCCACCACTGTCCCCGGCTGGACCACCGAGGCCGGCGGCCTGAACGTCATGTGCCACAGCGTCGCCTCCTTCGGACTGCCGAGCGACGGCAACACGCCGGGCAAGGCGTTCTTCGGGCCCGGCAACTTCGGCGACGGAGCGATGACGCAGACCGTCGACGTCTCCTCGGCCGCCTCGGCCATCGACGGCGGGGGAGTGCACTACAACCTCTCCGGATGGCTCGGCGGCTGGACCACGTACAGCGGCTATGTCGCGGTCAGCCTGCACTTCCACGACGCGAACGGCGGCCCCGTCGGCGCCGCCGCCAAGCTGCCCACGGTGTCCGCGAGCGACCGGGGTCTGGCCACCAAGTTCCTCTCGCGCAGCACCACCGGCGCGGTCCCGGCCGGCACCCGCTCCATCCAGGTCGAGGTGCAGTTCCTGTCGACGAGCAGCGAGACCGGCTACCTCGACAACCTCTCCCTGACCCTGGACACCCCGGTCACCGCGCCCGCTCCGCTCTCGCCGCCCGTGTCCAAGGTCCCCGGCTACGACCACGTCTTCATGGTCATGATGGAGAACACCGACTACTCCGAGGTCATGAACGACCCCGCGGACACGCCGTACATGCACAGCCTCATGACCCAGGGCGCCACACTCACCGACTTCCACGGCGTCTACCACCCGAGCGACGAGAACTACCTCGCCATAGCCGGCGGCGACACCTACGCCAAGGGCGCCACCTACTTCCCGAACATCAACTCTCCCGAGCGCAACCTCGGCGACACCCTGGAGGCGGCCGGCAAGACCTGGAAGGCGTACGAGCAGGGCATGGGCACCCCCTGCAACACCAAGAACAACAACGACAGTTACTACGAGCCCGACGACGCGCCCTTCATCAACTACACCGACATCAGCGGTGACGCGACGCGCTGTGCGGCCCACCTGTTCGACACCACGCAGCTGACCACCGACCTGAAGTCCGCGGCCTCCACACCCAACTTCTCCTGGATCGCCGCCGACGACTACTACGACGGCGAGGCCTCCGGCAACGGCAACACCACCAGTCTGAAGACCCAGGACGGCTGGCTGAAGCAGACCCTGGCCCCGGTCCTCGCCTCCCCGGCCTGGACGCAGGATCGCTCGCTGCTGATCCTCACCTGGGACGAGAGCGCGAACGAGGCCTACAACCACGTGGTCACCACGGTCGTCGGCTCCCAGGGCACCGTCCCGGCCGGCACCAGCAGCCCGCTGCACTACGACCACTACGGCATCGGCCGTACCGTCGAGGCCGCCCTCGGTCTGCCGGGTCTCACGGCCAACGACACCTACGCGACACCGCTCAACGCCGCGTTCGCCCCGGCCACCGCGACCATCCCGACGCTCACCGGCGACCTGAACGCGGTCTCCGGCGGCGGCAACGTCACCTTCCGCTACTCGGTGCCGTCGGCGACCCAGGTGAACGCCAAGAACTGGATCGGTGTGTACCCCGCGGGCGTGACGCCGGGCAAGCAGTCCTCGCCGGCCTGGTCCTACGCCCCGAACGCCAGCGGCGCCGTCACCTTCTCGACCGGCAAACTGAGCGGAGCGGGCAGGTACGACGTGTACTACCTCGCCAATGACGGCTACTCGGTCCTCGCCGGTCCGTTCTCCCTGACCGTCGGCTGA
- a CDS encoding TIGR03943 family putative permease subunit: protein MRRPAQTLLLTLTGIGLLHAALFTDIYLRYVKAGLRPLLITSGVVLLLLGLAAAAARGGPERAGHDDHEPDPGHGHAHTAAPRVAWLLFLPALSLLLYAPPALGAYTAARSNARPVGVQKGFTPLPATSPLPMTLTDFTKRVQQDPSRAISTRLVRLTGFVTPAAGGGWYLTRIIFTCCAADSQTVKIRVYGTEAPPANTWLAVTGTWHPQGTLGTSTAQAALDAKDTRPIAQPVNAYTDDLPLTPS, encoded by the coding sequence GTGAGACGCCCGGCCCAGACCCTCCTGTTGACCCTGACCGGCATCGGCCTGCTGCACGCCGCCCTCTTCACCGACATCTACCTGCGCTACGTCAAGGCCGGTCTGCGGCCGCTGCTGATCACCTCCGGCGTGGTCCTGCTGCTGCTCGGGCTGGCCGCGGCGGCCGCACGGGGCGGCCCGGAGCGCGCCGGCCACGACGACCACGAGCCCGACCCCGGGCACGGTCACGCCCACACCGCAGCCCCGCGCGTCGCCTGGCTGCTGTTCCTCCCGGCGCTCAGCCTGCTCCTCTACGCTCCGCCCGCCCTGGGCGCGTACACCGCGGCACGCTCGAACGCCAGGCCGGTCGGCGTGCAGAAAGGATTCACCCCACTGCCCGCGACCTCGCCGCTGCCGATGACCCTCACCGACTTCACCAAGCGCGTCCAGCAGGACCCCAGCCGCGCGATCAGCACCAGACTCGTCCGGCTCACGGGCTTCGTCACCCCGGCCGCGGGCGGCGGCTGGTACCTGACCCGCATCATCTTCACGTGCTGCGCGGCGGACTCCCAGACCGTCAAGATCCGCGTGTACGGCACCGAGGCCCCACCCGCGAACACCTGGCTCGCGGTGACCGGCACCTGGCACCCCCAGGGCACCCTCGGCACCAGCACCGCGCAGGCCGCCCTCGACGCCAAGGACACCCGCCCCATCGCCCAGCCGGTGAACGCCTACACCGACGACCTGCCGCTCACACCGTCGTAG
- a CDS encoding serine hydrolase, with protein sequence MPSYPFLTFARTRTCALLASAAALVSVGALHPAPAAAAPARAASPRATAAALDLDAAGRTPVVHGEDTAYDTASIVKIDILAALLLQAQDAGRQLTAAERGHAEPMIERSDNTAADALWREIGQASGLAAANKRLGLTSTTGGPGVKWGLTRTTASDQIRMLRAVFDGHATGTSGVTRKSALNARSRTYIRGLMGKVIPEQTWGVSAAGASGSARALKNGWLQRNTTGLWDVNSVGQVTVKGHRRLVAVLSNGSASMSDGISLVERTAREAVA encoded by the coding sequence ATGCCGTCTTACCCCTTCCTCACCTTCGCGCGCACGCGGACCTGTGCCCTGCTGGCCTCGGCCGCGGCCCTCGTCTCCGTCGGCGCGCTGCACCCGGCACCGGCCGCGGCCGCCCCCGCCCGGGCCGCCTCCCCGCGTGCCACGGCGGCGGCGCTCGACCTGGATGCCGCCGGCCGCACCCCCGTGGTGCACGGGGAGGACACCGCGTACGACACCGCCAGCATCGTCAAGATCGACATCCTCGCGGCGCTGCTGCTCCAGGCGCAGGACGCGGGACGGCAGCTCACCGCCGCCGAGCGCGGCCACGCCGAGCCGATGATCGAACGCAGCGACAACACGGCGGCCGACGCGCTCTGGCGCGAGATCGGCCAGGCCTCCGGGCTGGCGGCGGCCAACAAGCGACTGGGGCTGACGTCGACGACCGGCGGGCCGGGCGTCAAGTGGGGCCTGACCCGGACGACCGCGAGCGACCAGATACGGATGCTGCGGGCCGTGTTCGACGGGCACGCAACGGGGACGTCCGGCGTCACCAGGAAGTCGGCCCTGAACGCGCGGTCCCGGACCTACATCCGCGGCCTCATGGGCAAGGTCATCCCGGAGCAGACCTGGGGAGTCTCGGCCGCGGGAGCCTCCGGCAGCGCGCGGGCGCTGAAGAACGGCTGGCTGCAGCGCAACACCACGGGCCTGTGGGACGTCAACAGCGTCGGCCAGGTCACCGTGAAGGGACACCGCCGCCTCGTCGCGGTGCTGTCGAACGGCAGCGCCTCGATGAGCGACGGGATCTCCCTGGTCGAGCGCACGGCACGCGAGGCCGTCGCATAG
- a CDS encoding response regulator transcription factor, whose amino-acid sequence MSATLSTHTEAPAPALAPRERETLRHIAAGRTYLQTARHMGLSTHTVDAYLRRIRAKLNITNTAELTRVAISLGM is encoded by the coding sequence ATGAGCGCCACCCTCTCCACGCACACCGAAGCCCCCGCCCCCGCGCTGGCTCCGCGCGAGCGGGAGACGCTCCGGCACATCGCCGCCGGCCGCACCTATCTCCAGACCGCCCGCCACATGGGCCTGTCCACCCACACCGTGGACGCCTACCTGCGCCGCATCCGGGCCAAGCTCAACATCACCAACACCGCCGAACTGACCCGCGTGGCCATCTCCCTCGGCATGTGA
- a CDS encoding response regulator, which produces MTVRVLVVDDQEIVRTALRLVIDRREGLSVVGEAGDGEEAVSLAAALCPDVVLMDVRMPGTTGVEATRRIVREWPGPGPVPRVLVLTTFDLDEYVHAALRAGAVGFLLKNSRPEQLAAALRAAADGEPVLAPTVTRRLIDTVTGLPPALLPTAATPVPADVSLTEREIQVLVLVARGLSNARIAADLGLSEATVKSRVNRILTRLGLENRVQAALYAHRAGLA; this is translated from the coding sequence ATGACGGTACGCGTGCTGGTGGTGGACGACCAGGAGATCGTGCGGACCGCGCTGCGGCTGGTCATCGACCGGCGCGAGGGGCTGTCGGTAGTCGGGGAGGCAGGCGACGGCGAGGAGGCGGTCTCGCTGGCCGCGGCGCTGTGTCCGGACGTGGTGCTGATGGACGTACGCATGCCGGGCACGACCGGGGTGGAGGCGACCCGGCGGATCGTGCGGGAGTGGCCGGGCCCCGGGCCGGTGCCGCGTGTGCTGGTGCTGACCACCTTCGACCTGGACGAGTACGTCCACGCGGCCCTGCGTGCCGGGGCCGTCGGCTTCCTGCTGAAGAACAGCCGGCCCGAACAGCTCGCCGCGGCCCTGCGTGCGGCGGCGGACGGCGAGCCGGTCCTCGCGCCGACCGTCACCCGGCGCCTCATCGACACCGTCACCGGGCTGCCGCCCGCGCTGCTGCCGACGGCGGCCACACCCGTGCCGGCGGACGTCTCGCTGACCGAGCGCGAGATCCAGGTCCTGGTGCTGGTCGCGCGGGGCCTGTCCAACGCCAGGATCGCCGCGGACCTGGGCCTGAGCGAGGCGACGGTGAAGAGCAGGGTCAACCGCATCCTGACCAGGCTGGGCCTGGAGAACCGGGTCCAGGCGGCCCTGTACGCCCACCGGGCCGGCCTCGCCTGA
- a CDS encoding pyridoxamine 5'-phosphate oxidase family protein produces the protein MIRNGQPAHRRIDLDPVEALRLLDSVPLGRVVFTRQALPTVRPVNHVLDGGDIVIRTHEGAALTTHVQQGGDEGVVVAYEADAIDPDTHLGWSVVVTGYARLVTDPGDLARVRTLLVPWAPQEGVDHAVRIHPSLVTGVLLTDTPGPVPYDGVSGRSSV, from the coding sequence ATGATCCGTAACGGCCAGCCGGCGCACCGGCGCATCGACCTCGACCCGGTGGAGGCGCTGCGGCTGCTGGACAGCGTGCCCCTGGGGCGGGTCGTCTTCACCCGGCAGGCCTTGCCCACCGTCCGCCCGGTCAACCACGTCCTCGACGGCGGCGACATCGTGATCCGCACCCACGAGGGCGCGGCGCTGACCACGCACGTGCAGCAGGGCGGAGACGAGGGCGTGGTCGTCGCCTACGAGGCCGACGCGATCGACCCTGACACGCATCTCGGCTGGAGCGTGGTGGTCACGGGCTACGCCCGGCTCGTCACGGACCCCGGGGACCTCGCCCGGGTCCGGACGCTGCTCGTCCCCTGGGCGCCGCAGGAGGGCGTGGACCACGCCGTGCGCATCCACCCCTCGCTGGTGACGGGCGTGCTGCTCACGGACACACCGGGTCCGGTGCCCTACGACGGTGTGAGCGGCAGGTCGTCGGTGTAG
- a CDS encoding permease — protein sequence MEKADELVGVAEGVTVVPAGLPSVRRIRPGLLGAALVIALGVVAVLALAGTGWLDQPAVQAWRTVCLAITVQALPFLLLGTALSGAINAFVPADLFTKVLPRRPALAVPVAGAAGAVLPGCECASVPVAHSLIRRGVTPAAAFAFLLSAPAINPVVLTATAVAFPGNPAMVAARLLASLATAAVMGWLWLWLGKEQWLRPVLRHRHTGHRHGRSRWNEFRLGFQHDFLHAGGFLVLGAMAAATFNVAVPRSVLDAFSGSPWLSVLFLAGLAVLLAVCSEADAFVAASLTGFSPAARLAFMVVGPMVDLKLIALQAGTFGRAFAWRFSTATTLVAVAASVLTGGALL from the coding sequence ATGGAAAAAGCGGATGAACTGGTTGGCGTGGCTGAGGGCGTGACGGTCGTCCCCGCTGGTTTGCCGTCCGTGCGCCGCATCCGGCCCGGACTGCTCGGTGCCGCCCTCGTGATCGCGCTCGGTGTCGTCGCCGTGCTCGCCCTCGCCGGAACCGGGTGGCTGGATCAGCCCGCCGTACAGGCCTGGCGCACCGTGTGCCTCGCCATCACCGTCCAGGCCCTCCCCTTCCTCCTCCTCGGCACGGCCCTGTCGGGGGCGATCAACGCCTTCGTGCCGGCCGACCTCTTCACCAAGGTCCTGCCGAGGCGGCCCGCCCTCGCCGTGCCCGTCGCCGGTGCCGCGGGGGCTGTGCTGCCCGGGTGCGAGTGCGCCTCCGTCCCGGTCGCGCACAGCCTGATCCGACGTGGTGTCACCCCGGCCGCCGCCTTCGCCTTCCTGCTCTCCGCGCCCGCCATCAACCCCGTCGTGCTGACCGCCACCGCCGTCGCCTTCCCGGGCAACCCCGCGATGGTCGCCGCGCGGCTGCTGGCCTCCCTCGCCACGGCTGCCGTGATGGGCTGGCTGTGGCTCTGGCTGGGCAAGGAGCAGTGGCTGCGGCCGGTCCTGCGGCACCGGCACACCGGCCACCGGCACGGCCGCAGCCGCTGGAACGAGTTCCGGCTCGGCTTCCAGCACGACTTCCTGCACGCCGGCGGCTTCCTCGTCCTCGGTGCCATGGCCGCCGCCACCTTCAACGTCGCGGTGCCGCGCTCCGTCCTGGACGCCTTCTCCGGCTCGCCCTGGCTCTCGGTGCTCTTCCTGGCCGGGCTCGCCGTGCTGCTGGCCGTCTGCTCGGAGGCGGACGCCTTCGTCGCCGCCTCGCTCACCGGCTTCTCCCCGGCCGCCCGGCTCGCGTTCATGGTGGTCGGCCCGATGGTCGACCTGAAGCTGATCGCCCTTCAGGCGGGCACCTTCGGGCGGGCCTTCGCCTGGCGGTTCTCCACGGCCACCACTCTCGTGGCGGTAGCCGCGAGCGTCCTGACCGGAGGCGCGCTGCTGTGA